The following DNA comes from Venenivibrio stagnispumantis.
GTTTTATTGCTGAAATTTCTACTAAACTGCTGTATGCTACAAGTCTGCTTAATGACAATACTGATATTAGACCGGTAAAACTGGCAAGCCCCTGACGAGACGGATTTCTGGCAGGAGTATCCTTTGAGTTATACTCTCCGGATTTTGACTTGCCAGCCTTTATTCTATTTATTATTCTTATTGCTCTTTTTCCTATATTTACACTTGCATTGTAATCTCTATCGTATTTTCCACATTCACATTTAAATGTTAATCTGTCTCCTTTTGATTTTTTATTGCATTTATGACAATATTGGCTTGTATATAATGGTGGAACTTCTAATATTCTTATACCTTTTAGTTTTGCTTTGTATTGGAGTTTATCTTTTATCTTGCCGTAAAACCATTCTGTAAATCTTTTT
Coding sequences within:
- a CDS encoding zinc ribbon domain-containing protein, with translation KRFTEWFYGKIKDKLQYKAKLKGIRILEVPPLYTSQYCHKCNKKSKGDRLTFKCECGKYDRDYNASVNIGKRAIRIINRIKAGKSKSGEYNSKDTPARNPSRQGLASFTGLISVLSLSRLVAYSSLVEISAIKLKRLIKWIDKRNYGYG